From one Deltaproteobacteria bacterium genomic stretch:
- the pilM gene encoding pilus assembly protein PilM, whose product MKSLFGPSEIAGIELTRKEVRAVTLSVTVRGFQVTGLYRIPFDSDASVAFPDRVASALEVLSRSWASAPEWIASALDGHQVVARRLSIPNVKLEAGSPLIKFEMEPHLSFEVEDALVTFLPRELKGARKEVVAFAARKHELKAHLELLAKASMEPRCVGAGNLGAYLCYRVCGSVPEDDADKTIALMNLDGGEMHLTVFDGRGPLLVRSVDLGISDERPDAEERDLNPEDTPPEGRSVSKSFGDPHRMAREITRELELSCFQLKLRPNEVILTGQGSARSGLQEALSASLDVPCRVWDPLEALPSRLDPQGARDGLAFASVLGITLSALGPEGKRPDFLVEEFTFKRPLAQIRGKLIYLASVAALILIVTATGFFYRLQDREQELRSIKQDIRRVYTDTFPDSKVIVNELEQMRTAIQSTRESLSTLGFRKGRVRTLDLLAALSERIPKDSGVRMIDLVVDPEMVRLSGEAGTFEAVDALKDRLSGVPGAAEVKVEEANLSSFEKKIEFSISIHRQR is encoded by the coding sequence ATGAAGTCTCTTTTCGGTCCATCGGAAATCGCAGGTATTGAATTGACCCGGAAAGAGGTTCGAGCCGTGACGTTGTCCGTGACGGTTCGAGGCTTCCAGGTTACCGGATTGTATCGTATACCCTTCGACTCGGATGCATCGGTGGCGTTCCCGGACCGTGTCGCATCAGCCCTCGAAGTTCTGAGTCGTTCGTGGGCTTCGGCTCCGGAATGGATTGCAAGCGCTCTCGACGGCCATCAGGTGGTGGCGCGGAGATTATCCATTCCGAATGTAAAGCTGGAAGCAGGAAGCCCACTGATCAAGTTCGAAATGGAACCCCATCTCTCCTTCGAGGTTGAAGACGCCCTTGTGACGTTTCTGCCGAGAGAACTCAAGGGTGCGAGGAAAGAAGTGGTAGCCTTTGCAGCTCGAAAACATGAACTGAAGGCGCATCTGGAACTACTCGCCAAGGCGTCCATGGAGCCGAGATGTGTTGGAGCGGGCAACCTTGGGGCTTATCTGTGTTATCGTGTCTGCGGCAGCGTCCCGGAGGATGACGCAGACAAAACAATCGCACTGATGAACCTTGACGGGGGGGAAATGCATCTCACCGTCTTTGACGGTCGGGGCCCTCTTCTCGTTCGTTCCGTTGATTTGGGAATCTCCGACGAACGACCGGATGCCGAGGAGAGGGATCTGAATCCCGAGGACACTCCGCCGGAGGGGCGCTCCGTGTCTAAGTCGTTCGGCGATCCACACAGGATGGCCCGGGAAATCACCCGTGAATTGGAATTGAGTTGCTTCCAGTTGAAGCTCAGACCCAATGAAGTGATCCTCACCGGCCAGGGAAGCGCACGATCGGGACTGCAGGAGGCTCTGTCGGCGAGTCTGGACGTGCCCTGCCGGGTCTGGGATCCATTGGAAGCCCTCCCGAGTCGTCTAGATCCCCAAGGGGCTCGAGATGGCTTAGCCTTCGCGTCCGTGCTGGGTATTACGCTCTCCGCTTTGGGGCCGGAAGGAAAGCGGCCGGATTTTCTTGTGGAGGAGTTTACGTTCAAAAGGCCTTTGGCTCAGATCCGGGGTAAACTGATCTACCTGGCCTCCGTGGCCGCCCTGATCTTAATCGTCACGGCGACGGGGTTTTTTTATCGATTGCAGGACCGGGAGCAGGAACTGAGATCCATTAAACAGGACATTCGCCGAGTGTACACGGACACGTTTCCGGACTCAAAAGTCATCGTGAACGAGTTGGAGCAAATGCGAACCGCGATTCAGTCCACCCGTGAGTCCTTGAGCACATTGGGGTTTCGCAAAGGGCGGGTACGCACCCTGGACCTTTTGGCGGCATTGAGTGAAAGGATTCCCAAAGATTCCGGCGTCCGGATGATTGACCTCGTCGTCGATCCTGAAATGGTACGCCTTTCCGGGGAAGCGGGTACGTTTGAAGCGGTGGACGCGCTGAAGGATCGTTTATCGGGTGTTCCCGGAGCTGCGGAGGTGAAAGTGGAAGAGGCCAACCTGAGCAGCTTCGAAAAGAAGATCGAATTCAGCATCAGTATCCATCGTCAACGATAG
- a CDS encoding prepilin-type N-terminal cleavage/methylation domain-containing protein: MEQTAYTSDARCGRSAGKGKSTGQGLACQAEPNTTQTRSKRLMRLRLAGRRFSADGLTLLEVLVALAILSIVLSITYATFSATTGHIGAARRSSDAFQTARIIMERVCMDLSSAVVCKTDCKDALEKKVVRPFVCSGRVGEKQSFSSLSFSSTSHLALTGETEGLDLTRIEYRIEEEDGAMGLTLLRKDDPFPGTFRDDENRFMVVGERLGRMELVFFDSEGREHLSWDSTDASFEGVLPTRVELKFTVLDSDENEHSFTSGWTLPPSSS; the protein is encoded by the coding sequence ATGGAACAAACCGCATATACATCAGACGCGCGCTGCGGCCGCTCGGCAGGGAAAGGAAAGAGCACGGGGCAGGGCCTTGCATGCCAGGCCGAACCGAATACGACCCAAACGCGTTCCAAGCGTTTGATGCGGCTCCGCCTTGCCGGGAGGCGGTTTTCCGCAGACGGCCTGACCTTGCTCGAGGTACTGGTGGCCCTGGCCATACTGTCTATCGTGCTCAGCATAACCTATGCTACATTTTCCGCGACCACCGGACATATCGGTGCGGCTCGGCGAAGCTCGGACGCTTTTCAGACGGCGCGAATCATCATGGAGAGGGTTTGCATGGATCTGTCTTCCGCGGTGGTATGCAAAACAGATTGCAAAGACGCCCTTGAAAAGAAAGTGGTGAGACCTTTTGTCTGTTCGGGGCGGGTAGGGGAAAAGCAGTCCTTTTCCTCTCTCTCGTTCTCCTCGACATCCCATCTCGCTCTCACCGGTGAAACCGAAGGATTGGACCTCACCCGAATTGAATACCGCATCGAGGAAGAAGACGGGGCGATGGGATTGACGCTGCTGAGGAAGGACGACCCGTTTCCGGGAACGTTTCGCGACGACGAGAATCGGTTTATGGTGGTCGGAGAACGATTGGGGCGAATGGAACTCGTGTTTTTTGACTCGGAGGGCCGGGAGCATCTGTCATGGGATTCGACGGACGCGTCCTTCGAGGGCGTTCTCCCCACAAGGGTGGAATTGAAGTTTACCGTTTTGGACAGTGATGAAAACGAGCATTCGTTCACATCGGGATGGACTTTGCCGCCTTCGTCCTCCTGA
- the gspG gene encoding type II secretion system major pseudopilin GspG — protein sequence MYRFTKKSRTQSGFTLIELLVVVIILGVLAGLIIPRIMGRPEEARRTKARLQIESLENALKLFYLDNGFYPQTEQGLEALIKNPETGRRIAKWREGGYLEKGVVPKDPWGGEFRYLSPGVHNTDYDLWSTGPDGENGGEDRDKDVTNWDEES from the coding sequence ATGTATAGGTTCACGAAAAAGAGCAGGACTCAATCTGGATTCACCCTTATCGAGTTGCTGGTGGTGGTTATCATCCTGGGTGTGCTGGCCGGCCTGATCATACCGCGTATCATGGGCAGGCCGGAGGAGGCCCGGAGAACCAAAGCCAGGCTCCAGATCGAAAGCCTGGAAAACGCTCTCAAACTGTTCTATCTGGACAACGGATTCTACCCTCAAACGGAACAGGGCTTGGAAGCGCTGATAAAGAACCCTGAGACGGGCCGGCGAATCGCCAAGTGGCGGGAAGGAGGCTACCTCGAGAAGGGAGTCGTACCGAAAGACCCCTGGGGTGGCGAATTCCGATATTTGAGTCCCGGAGTCCACAACACCGACTATGACCTGTGGTCCACCGGGCCGGACGGCGAAAACGGCGGCGAAGACAGAGATAAAGACGTCACAAACTGGGATGAAGAGAGCTAG
- the gspN gene encoding type II secretion system protein GspN gives MKRKKWLLITVTGLFGLAFFAWCVYLQFPYDELARNLLAKQKRGSSIEVRIGSAKASLFPINFSLSNVELSAPQSGIVCSLASFPHLSLNVGIPGLIFGSVRTRYRTNAYGGVVQGSVEMNRSRRFQLFTSIEQMDLSLWEPDPACALLKITGILQGDISYACNVDRPNEASGKAEFSLASGGVEGLKRFLLSIDKITVEHMHARAELEKGRLRLQEFRLEAKELSASITGDIVPAPRIGDSRLNLTVEAAIDPVVREQQHIPFDRLNLKLKGTPLRPQVRFIK, from the coding sequence ATGAAACGGAAAAAGTGGTTATTAATAACCGTGACGGGATTGTTTGGTCTGGCTTTCTTTGCCTGGTGCGTCTACCTGCAATTCCCCTATGATGAATTGGCTCGCAATCTGCTGGCAAAACAGAAGCGCGGCTCTTCCATCGAGGTCCGGATCGGGAGTGCAAAAGCATCTCTGTTTCCTATAAACTTTTCCCTCTCCAACGTCGAACTGAGCGCCCCGCAGTCGGGTATAGTATGTTCCCTGGCGTCTTTCCCCCATCTTTCATTGAACGTCGGGATCCCCGGACTGATTTTCGGATCCGTGCGAACACGCTACCGGACGAACGCGTACGGAGGGGTGGTTCAAGGCAGCGTGGAAATGAACCGGAGTCGGCGATTTCAATTGTTCACATCCATCGAGCAAATGGATCTTTCGTTGTGGGAGCCCGACCCGGCATGCGCTTTGTTAAAGATCACCGGGATTTTGCAGGGGGACATCTCCTATGCATGCAACGTGGATAGGCCCAACGAGGCTTCCGGTAAGGCTGAATTTTCTTTGGCATCCGGGGGCGTCGAAGGATTGAAACGGTTTTTGTTGTCTATCGACAAGATCACGGTAGAGCATATGCACGCGCGTGCAGAGTTGGAAAAGGGCCGATTGAGGTTGCAGGAATTCAGGCTGGAAGCTAAAGAGCTCTCGGCGTCCATAACCGGAGACATCGTTCCGGCGCCGCGGATAGGCGACAGCCGACTCAATTTGACCGTTGAGGCCGCCATCGACCCGGTCGTCCGCGAACAACAGCACATCCCTTTCGACCGCCTGAACCTGAAACTGAAAGGAACGCCCTTGAGGCCGCAGGTGCGTTTTATCAAGTGA
- a CDS encoding membrane protein insertion efficiency factor YidD, with translation MQRRTVAFVVAFVCLCPWIRADAGEEAGKSGWVASVTLIPVVHFYRDALSPFMIHKCPMCPSCSSYAMEAMRRHGAVLGWFMAIDRLIHEAGEMDQGIPISRNGQVQCIYDPVRYNDFWWNEREDRITPAEAESIAEALLP, from the coding sequence ATGCAACGACGCACCGTTGCTTTCGTGGTTGCCTTTGTTTGTCTTTGCCCGTGGATTCGGGCCGACGCGGGCGAGGAAGCCGGGAAATCCGGCTGGGTGGCTTCGGTTACCCTGATTCCGGTCGTTCACTTCTATCGTGACGCGTTGTCTCCTTTTATGATCCACAAATGCCCCATGTGCCCCAGTTGTTCCTCCTACGCCATGGAGGCGATGCGGAGACATGGGGCCGTACTGGGCTGGTTTATGGCGATCGATCGATTGATTCACGAAGCCGGCGAAATGGACCAGGGGATTCCCATCTCCCGCAACGGTCAGGTCCAGTGTATCTACGATCCGGTACGGTACAACGATTTCTGGTGGAACGAGCGCGAAGATCGAATCACCCCGGCAGAGGCCGAATCGATCGCCGAAGCTCTGCTGCCCTAG
- a CDS encoding tetratricopeptide repeat protein, with the protein MKLSSIRFRRCGLILVSLCLVLQVPAPARSDPSYSPEEVLSFADHLYEKDDYDLALLEYERFLTRFPEDARVWEARRGKARCLFWKGDYRRALTEFHALAVDFPRSRIGYEAAIMAARCYALLGDNDVAATIYSRMLQQGGFEDLTTTARLDLAWLYMNMSSWKESRDQFEKLAREGAFQEAAERIVQNLADAEELPMKSPVASGVLSGLVPGLGQVYCEQYKDAGLAFLLNGLFAFSA; encoded by the coding sequence ATGAAATTGAGCAGTATCCGCTTTCGCCGATGTGGGCTTATCCTGGTATCTTTATGCCTGGTTCTGCAGGTTCCTGCCCCCGCCCGCTCGGATCCCTCCTATTCGCCGGAGGAAGTGCTCTCTTTCGCCGACCATCTGTATGAAAAAGACGACTATGACCTCGCCCTGCTCGAGTACGAACGTTTTCTGACGCGTTTTCCAGAAGATGCAAGAGTGTGGGAGGCTCGAAGAGGTAAGGCGCGCTGCCTCTTTTGGAAAGGGGACTACCGGCGGGCCCTAACGGAATTCCACGCACTTGCGGTGGACTTTCCAAGGTCCCGCATCGGCTATGAAGCCGCCATCATGGCTGCAAGATGCTATGCTCTGTTGGGAGACAACGACGTCGCGGCTACGATCTACTCCAGAATGCTGCAACAGGGCGGCTTCGAAGATCTCACGACAACGGCTCGGTTGGATCTGGCCTGGCTTTACATGAACATGAGTTCGTGGAAAGAGAGCCGTGACCAATTCGAGAAGCTGGCGCGGGAAGGCGCTTTTCAGGAAGCGGCTGAACGGATTGTGCAGAACCTGGCCGACGCGGAGGAGTTGCCGATGAAATCGCCCGTGGCGTCCGGAGTGCTTTCGGGACTTGTACCCGGCCTGGGTCAGGTTTACTGCGAGCAGTATAAGGACGCCGGTCTCGCTTTTCTCCTGAACGGCCTATTCGCTTTTTCGGCCTAG
- the gspK gene encoding type II secretion system minor pseudopilin GspK — protein MKTSIRSHRDGLCRLRPPDLSGERGVALVIVLLIVAILVSLVTHFTYGARVELALAGQTLDLMNADHLLLSGYQLGVQVLQRDSNEYDASTELWGRTDLLAAGVSMLSETGTVLGEITDEDAKINLNMLVDDLGKIQEYEEEQLRRLFDILELDQAPVETLFDWLDGDDLVRPGGAESLYYNREKPPYACANGPLETLNQLRLVKGWTHELLFGTDQKKGLMPFLTLHNDGRININTASAEVLRSLDDAIDGALALEIVSFRESEPFKTKRDLKNVPGMTDQLYARILSRITVQSNHFSIRIRAGQGTANVNLSAVVKRSGGLVAPVYWRLGS, from the coding sequence ATGAAAACGAGCATTCGTTCACATCGGGATGGACTTTGCCGCCTTCGTCCTCCTGATTTATCCGGCGAGCGAGGCGTCGCACTGGTCATCGTGCTTCTGATCGTGGCCATTCTGGTGTCTCTGGTAACTCATTTTACCTATGGAGCCCGAGTGGAACTGGCCCTTGCGGGCCAGACCCTGGACCTGATGAATGCGGACCACCTCTTGCTGAGCGGATACCAACTGGGGGTTCAGGTGCTCCAGCGGGATTCCAATGAATATGACGCCTCCACGGAACTGTGGGGAAGGACCGATCTGCTGGCGGCGGGGGTTTCCATGTTATCCGAAACCGGAACCGTTTTGGGCGAAATTACGGATGAAGACGCGAAGATCAATCTGAATATGCTGGTGGATGATCTCGGGAAGATACAGGAATACGAAGAGGAACAGTTGAGGCGTTTGTTTGACATATTGGAGTTGGATCAGGCCCCGGTCGAGACCCTGTTCGATTGGCTGGACGGGGATGACCTGGTCCGGCCCGGAGGCGCCGAGTCCCTGTATTATAATCGCGAAAAACCCCCGTATGCCTGCGCAAACGGTCCCCTGGAGACGCTGAACCAGCTTAGGCTGGTCAAAGGATGGACGCACGAACTCCTCTTCGGCACGGATCAGAAAAAAGGACTGATGCCTTTTCTCACGCTTCACAACGATGGAAGAATCAACATCAATACGGCGTCCGCCGAAGTATTACGAAGCTTGGACGACGCCATCGATGGAGCCTTGGCCCTGGAAATCGTCTCCTTTCGCGAATCGGAACCATTCAAAACAAAGCGGGACCTGAAAAACGTTCCCGGGATGACCGATCAGCTGTACGCCCGGATTCTGAGCAGGATTACAGTGCAAAGCAATCATTTCTCGATAAGAATCAGGGCCGGCCAGGGAACCGCAAACGTGAACCTGTCCGCAGTGGTCAAACGTTCGGGAGGTCTAGTGGCGCCCGTCTACTGGAGACTCGGATCATGA
- the gspI gene encoding type II secretion system minor pseudopilin GspI, which translates to MFKKTSGSRGFTLLEVMVALAVLAIALTAVVKNQGDAADALGEARLRLRAAWLAQDKMAELQTSGIESEALPEGEFEKEDAGFRWKAFVSVPPGFPMVEKVAVRVFWGLEDSERYVELVGFH; encoded by the coding sequence TTGTTCAAAAAGACCTCGGGTAGTCGGGGTTTTACCCTTTTGGAAGTGATGGTCGCCCTGGCGGTGCTTGCCATTGCACTGACGGCCGTTGTCAAGAATCAGGGAGACGCTGCGGACGCCCTCGGCGAGGCTCGGCTTCGCCTTAGAGCCGCCTGGTTGGCTCAGGACAAAATGGCGGAACTGCAGACCTCGGGCATCGAGAGCGAGGCTCTGCCTGAAGGGGAGTTCGAGAAGGAAGACGCAGGCTTTCGATGGAAAGCGTTCGTATCGGTTCCCCCGGGTTTCCCAATGGTGGAAAAGGTGGCGGTGCGGGTATTTTGGGGCCTCGAGGATTCGGAACGTTACGTCGAATTGGTGGGATTCCACTAG
- a CDS encoding prepilin-type N-terminal cleavage/methylation domain-containing protein has product MKRARPQSGFSFLELALVVFILSLMAVVSLPRLGDFLWSGRMDAAIKDITRTLTYARSSAATSAGVLYLHMDMAERTYWVSRDPSKESKPERREDLAELHRLPDSIRFRDVITAGRGRVTEGRTTIRFAANGAVETADIHLTESTDRDYTISVRPLTGNVKVEDSYVVQKDLG; this is encoded by the coding sequence ATGAAGAGAGCTAGACCTCAAAGCGGTTTCTCGTTTTTGGAACTGGCGCTGGTAGTCTTCATACTCTCCTTGATGGCCGTGGTGAGCCTTCCCAGGCTGGGAGACTTTCTTTGGTCCGGTCGAATGGACGCAGCCATCAAGGACATTACCCGCACGCTCACTTACGCACGGAGTTCAGCCGCAACCTCCGCCGGTGTTCTCTATCTGCACATGGATATGGCCGAACGAACATATTGGGTGAGTCGGGACCCTTCGAAAGAAAGTAAGCCCGAGCGCCGAGAAGATCTGGCGGAACTGCATCGTCTGCCGGATTCGATTCGCTTCCGGGACGTGATCACAGCCGGGAGGGGCCGCGTGACGGAAGGCCGGACTACCATACGATTCGCGGCCAACGGCGCCGTCGAGACGGCGGACATACATCTGACGGAGTCGACAGACCGGGATTACACCATATCGGTTCGGCCGCTGACGGGAAACGTTAAAGTAGAGGACAGCTACGTTGTTCAAAAAGACCTCGGGTAG
- a CDS encoding type II secretion system protein M: MRIGRREKIWIGVGCAVVVVMLAYGGVIYPTFQRMEQADRTIKSQKVSLEQIRTLREEWLQIQADRDVMRGQLENRGAEFSMFRYLEGIARQAGVESQIQYMRPLPSNDPTSDGGLVRKGLEVRLAGVGLDSLVRYLYLIEYSDKLLSVESIHAKAVYTSPDLINVTFRVFTLEKA, from the coding sequence TTGCGAATCGGCCGACGGGAAAAAATCTGGATTGGCGTCGGATGCGCCGTGGTGGTGGTCATGCTGGCCTATGGTGGCGTCATCTATCCGACTTTTCAGCGGATGGAACAAGCGGACCGAACGATTAAGAGCCAGAAAGTTTCACTGGAACAGATTCGGACGTTACGTGAGGAATGGCTTCAGATCCAGGCGGATCGAGACGTTATGCGTGGACAGCTCGAGAATCGGGGGGCGGAGTTCTCGATGTTCCGCTATCTCGAGGGCATCGCCCGTCAGGCCGGCGTCGAGTCCCAGATTCAGTATATGAGACCTTTGCCCTCGAACGACCCGACTTCGGATGGCGGACTCGTGCGCAAGGGGCTCGAGGTAAGGCTCGCCGGAGTTGGCCTGGACTCGCTTGTGCGATACCTGTACCTGATCGAGTACTCGGATAAACTGCTATCCGTCGAATCCATTCATGCAAAAGCCGTGTACACCAGTCCCGATCTCATCAATGTTACTTTTCGGGTGTTCACCCTGGAGAAGGCCTGA